Proteins from one Xenorhabdus griffiniae genomic window:
- the nagB gene encoding glucosamine-6-phosphate deaminase, with product MRLIPLTTASDVGRWSAHYIVSKINEFNPTAERPFVLGLPTGSTPLATYKELISLYQAGKVSFKHVVTFNMDEYVGLPEDHPQSYHSFMYQNFFNHIDIPKENINLLNGNAKDIDIECQRYENKIKSYGKIHLFMGGVGNDGHIAFNEPASSLSSRTRIKTLTIETRTANSRFFNHDIKQVPQYALTVGVGTLMDAEEIMILATGMNKAQALQAAVEGNINHMWTISCLQMHPKSLIVCDEPATMELKVKTVKYFHQLEADIVNEFAS from the coding sequence ATGAGGCTTATCCCCCTAACTACGGCAAGTGATGTTGGCCGATGGTCTGCTCACTATATTGTAAGCAAGATAAATGAGTTCAATCCTACTGCAGAGCGCCCTTTCGTACTCGGACTTCCCACAGGCAGTACCCCATTGGCAACCTACAAAGAACTTATTTCCCTGTATCAAGCCGGAAAAGTGAGCTTCAAGCATGTTGTGACATTTAATATGGATGAATATGTTGGCCTGCCAGAAGATCATCCTCAAAGCTACCACTCATTCATGTATCAAAATTTCTTTAATCACATTGATATCCCCAAAGAGAACATCAATTTGTTAAATGGAAATGCGAAAGATATTGATATTGAGTGCCAACGTTACGAAAATAAAATCAAATCCTATGGCAAAATACATTTATTTATGGGAGGTGTTGGTAATGATGGACATATTGCCTTTAATGAACCGGCCTCTTCTCTTTCTTCACGCACACGAATTAAAACACTGACCATTGAAACGCGGACTGCCAATTCCCGTTTTTTCAACCATGATATAAAACAAGTCCCCCAATATGCATTAACTGTTGGAGTGGGAACTTTAATGGATGCCGAAGAAATTATGATTTTGGCAACTGGAATGAATAAAGCGCAAGCCTTACAAGCCGCGGTAGAAGGGAATATCAACCATATGTGGACTATCAGTTGCCTCCAGATGCATCCAAAATCACTGATTGTCTGTGATGAACCTGCCACCATGGAACTGAAGGTAAAGACAGTGAAGTATTTTCACCAGTTAGAGGCCGATATCGTTAATGAATTTGCCAGCTAA
- the nagE gene encoding N-acetylglucosamine-specific PTS transporter subunit IIBC, which translates to MNILSYLQRIGRALMVPVATLPAAAILVGVGYWIDPTGWGADNELAALFITSGTSILNNMGMLFAIGIAYGMSKDKDGAAALSGLIGFIVVMQLCSPAAVAMIKGIPIEEVPKAFGKINNQFVGILVGVFSAELYNRYSNVELPQALSFFSGRRLVPILNSFLMIVVSFILMFIWPVVYGWLVAFGESITNLGSVGAGLYAFFNRLLILIGLHHALNSVFWFDVAGINDIPNFLGGQKSIEAGTAVMGITGRYQAGFFPIMMFGLPGAALAIYHCARPENRAKVAGIMMAGAFASFFAGVTEPLEFSFMFVAPVLYVLHAVMTGISVYIAATMHWIAGFGFSAGLVDMLLSSRNPLAVHWYMLIPQGLVFFCLYYVVFRFTIKKFNLMTPGRELSATDETDGYDIDMTKKESHSAGSIHEMAHQYVAAVGGSDNLTSVDSCITRLRLSVNDSSLVNEQLVKHLGATGVIRLNKQSVQIIIGTRAELISSMMKEILKKGYVAAAKVTLKSEADVLVEKEDKQAGKPILTLIAPVTGELVKLEDVPDEAFSSKLVGDGIAIKPTSDTVFAPVAGKVVKIFDTNHAVCIETDSGIEIIIHIGIDTVSLNGTGFERLVEEGEQVKIGHPLLKLDLDYLNAHAKSMVSPVIISNIDDYAGVKILTKGNVIANKSDLFQVMQ; encoded by the coding sequence GTGAATATTCTGAGCTACTTACAACGAATTGGCCGGGCATTAATGGTGCCGGTGGCAACATTGCCCGCAGCGGCAATATTGGTTGGTGTAGGTTATTGGATTGATCCAACGGGATGGGGGGCTGATAATGAGTTGGCGGCACTGTTTATCACGTCAGGTACTTCCATTCTCAACAATATGGGAATGTTGTTTGCGATTGGGATAGCCTATGGAATGTCGAAAGATAAAGATGGCGCTGCTGCACTGTCAGGTCTTATCGGATTTATTGTTGTCATGCAACTATGTTCTCCGGCCGCGGTGGCAATGATTAAGGGGATTCCGATTGAGGAAGTCCCAAAAGCATTCGGTAAGATTAATAACCAATTTGTTGGGATTTTGGTGGGTGTCTTCTCTGCTGAGTTGTATAATCGTTACAGTAATGTGGAGCTACCACAAGCACTGTCTTTCTTTAGTGGCCGTCGTTTAGTCCCTATCTTGAACTCTTTCCTGATGATTGTTGTGTCTTTTATTTTGATGTTTATTTGGCCAGTAGTTTATGGCTGGCTGGTAGCATTCGGTGAAAGCATCACCAATCTGGGTTCTGTTGGGGCGGGTTTGTATGCCTTCTTCAATCGTCTGTTGATACTGATTGGTTTGCACCATGCTCTGAATTCCGTATTTTGGTTTGATGTCGCTGGTATCAATGATATTCCTAACTTTCTTGGTGGACAGAAATCCATTGAAGCAGGCACTGCTGTCATGGGGATCACTGGTCGTTATCAGGCGGGTTTTTTCCCGATAATGATGTTCGGTTTGCCAGGGGCAGCATTAGCGATTTACCACTGTGCTCGTCCGGAGAATAGAGCCAAGGTTGCCGGTATTATGATGGCTGGGGCATTTGCGTCCTTCTTTGCTGGCGTAACTGAGCCACTTGAATTTTCGTTCATGTTTGTTGCACCAGTACTTTATGTGTTACATGCGGTCATGACTGGGATTTCGGTTTACATCGCGGCTACCATGCATTGGATTGCCGGTTTTGGCTTTAGTGCTGGGCTTGTCGATATGTTACTTTCCTCCCGTAACCCGTTGGCGGTTCATTGGTACATGTTGATCCCGCAGGGTTTGGTATTCTTCTGCCTTTATTATGTGGTTTTCCGTTTCACCATCAAAAAGTTTAATTTGATGACGCCGGGACGTGAGTTATCGGCCACGGATGAAACTGATGGTTATGATATCGATATGACGAAAAAAGAGAGTCATTCAGCGGGGAGTATTCATGAAATGGCTCATCAATACGTTGCTGCTGTTGGCGGTTCAGACAACTTGACGAGTGTTGACTCTTGTATTACTCGCTTACGTTTATCAGTGAACGATTCCAGCCTGGTCAATGAACAATTGGTAAAACATCTTGGTGCTACAGGTGTTATCCGCCTGAACAAGCAGAGTGTCCAGATTATTATTGGTACACGTGCAGAATTGATATCCAGTATGATGAAAGAAATTCTGAAAAAAGGTTATGTTGCAGCGGCAAAAGTCACTCTCAAATCTGAGGCTGATGTTTTGGTGGAAAAAGAGGACAAACAAGCAGGTAAACCTATTTTGACTTTAATTGCTCCTGTCACAGGTGAATTGGTCAAATTGGAAGATGTTCCTGATGAAGCCTTTTCCAGCAAATTAGTCGGTGATGGGATTGCCATAAAACCCACATCGGATACTGTTTTTGCTCCTGTTGCGGGTAAGGTTGTGAAGATATTTGATACCAACCATGCGGTATGTATTGAAACGGATAGCGGTATTGAGATCATTATTCATATCGGCATAGATACAGTCTCACTGAATGGCACAGGATTTGAGCGTTTGGTGGAAGAAGGAGAGCAAGTGAAAATAGGGCATCCTCTATTGAAGTTAGATCTTGATTACTTAAATGCACATGCCAAATCGATGGTCAGTCCTGTGATTATCAGCAATATTGATGATTATGCGGGCGTTAAAATTCTGACTAAAGGAAATGTAATCGCTAATAAGTCAGACTTATTTCAAGTAATGCAATAA
- the glnS gene encoding glutamine--tRNA ligase, protein MSEADARPTNFIRQIIDEDLATGKHTSVHTRFPPEPNGYLHIGHAKSICLNFGIAQDYQGQCNLRFDDTNPVKEDIEYVESIKTDVQWLGFQWSGDIRYSSDYFDTLYQYAIELINKGLAYVDELSPEEIREYRGTLKEPGKNSPYRDRSVEENLALFEKMRAGEFAEGKACLRAKIDMASPFIVMRDPVIYRIKFAEHHQSGNKWCIYPMYDFTHCISDALEGITHSICTLEFQDNRRLYDWVLDNITIDCHPRQYEFSRLNLEYTVMSKRKLNQLVTEKIVDGWDDPRMPTISGLRRRGYTAASIREFCRRIGVTKQDNNVEMAALESCIRDDLNENAPRAMAVLDPVKLVIENMPEGEVILTMPNHPNKPEMGSREVPFSRELYIDRADFREEANRQYKRLVLGKEVRLRNAYVIKAERVEKDAEGNITTIYCQYDEQTLNKDPADGRKVKGVIHWVSAAHGVAADFYQYDRLFSVANPGAEDDFLSTINPESLVIRKGFVEPGLANALPETTYQFEREGYFCADSRLSSAEHLVFNRTVGLRDTWAKISQE, encoded by the coding sequence ATGAGTGAGGCAGATGCCCGCCCGACAAACTTTATTCGTCAGATTATTGACGAAGATCTGGCAACTGGTAAACATACATCCGTACATACCCGTTTCCCACCTGAACCTAACGGTTATCTGCATATCGGCCATGCCAAGTCGATCTGCCTGAATTTCGGCATCGCTCAAGACTATCAGGGACAATGCAACCTACGTTTTGACGATACAAACCCCGTCAAGGAAGATATCGAGTACGTTGAGTCGATTAAAACTGACGTTCAGTGGCTGGGATTCCAGTGGAGTGGGGATATTCGCTACTCTTCTGATTATTTTGATACCCTGTATCAATATGCCATTGAATTAATCAATAAAGGCCTGGCGTATGTCGATGAACTGAGTCCTGAAGAGATCCGTGAATATCGCGGTACTTTAAAAGAGCCAGGTAAAAACAGCCCGTATCGTGATCGCAGCGTAGAAGAAAACCTGGCTCTGTTTGAAAAAATGCGTGCCGGTGAATTTGCTGAAGGTAAGGCATGTTTACGTGCCAAAATTGATATGGCATCCCCGTTCATTGTTATGCGTGATCCGGTCATCTACCGTATCAAATTCGCAGAGCATCATCAGTCAGGTAATAAATGGTGCATCTATCCGATGTATGATTTTACGCACTGCATTTCCGATGCGCTGGAAGGGATCACACATTCCATCTGTACGCTGGAATTCCAGGATAACCGCCGTTTGTACGATTGGGTATTGGATAACATTACGATTGATTGCCATCCACGTCAGTACGAGTTTTCTCGCCTGAACCTGGAATATACGGTGATGTCCAAGCGTAAGCTTAACCAGTTGGTGACAGAAAAGATTGTTGATGGTTGGGATGATCCACGTATGCCAACTATCTCTGGATTGCGTCGTCGTGGTTATACTGCGGCTTCTATCCGTGAGTTCTGCCGCCGCATTGGTGTGACTAAACAGGATAACAACGTTGAAATGGCGGCACTGGAATCCTGCATTCGTGATGATTTGAACGAAAATGCCCCACGCGCGATGGCGGTGCTTGATCCGGTGAAACTGGTGATTGAGAACATGCCAGAAGGTGAAGTCATTCTGACAATGCCTAACCATCCGAATAAGCCAGAAATGGGCAGCCGTGAAGTGCCGTTCAGCCGTGAACTGTATATTGACCGTGCGGATTTCCGCGAAGAAGCAAACCGCCAATATAAGCGTCTGGTTCTGGGCAAAGAAGTTCGTCTGCGCAATGCTTATGTGATTAAAGCAGAGCGGGTTGAGAAAGATGCAGAAGGTAATATCACTACGATTTATTGCCAATATGACGAGCAAACCCTGAACAAAGATCCTGCTGATGGTCGCAAGGTTAAGGGCGTCATTCATTGGGTCAGTGCTGCACACGGTGTAGCAGCGGACTTCTATCAGTATGACCGTCTGTTCAGCGTGGCAAATCCAGGGGCAGAAGATGACTTCTTGTCTACTATCAATCCAGAATCGCTGGTGATCCGTAAAGGATTTGTCGAACCAGGGTTGGCAAATGCATTGCCAGAAACAACCTATCAGTTTGAGCGTGAAGGCTATTTTTGTGCTGATAGCCGCTTGTCAAGTGCGGAACATCTGGTCTTTAACCGTACGGTTGGTCTGCGTGATACTTGGGCGAAAATCTCACAAGAGTAA
- a CDS encoding beta-N-acetylhexosaminidase, translating into MKPIKLRTLAAFITAVGFIGNAHTEITPAMSSQQIVDLLSQLKVNFNVIDNQAGSHGTDCAILGADSAACNRVNIILSNGEQAINSSDWALYFHSIRQILKLDNDQYKITHVTGDLHKLEPTKKFTGIKANEKVVLPIIGEYWQIYSTDFMPRWYATSGDARPKVLVSTDTENISQFLSDLEGEQWKRTTADNNILMTPENRFAKNQQVAIISEDKLRGQIIPTPKVLSVHSQDVDLSRGVKLELGGLSGESINVIKEHFKARDIPLTDNGYRIATQINANQFTKSWRVNGAYSLEITTKGTQIVAFDQSGVFYGLQSLFSLLPANGMPKIATLTAKDAPRFEYRGVFLDVGRNFHSKEAVLRLLDQMSRYKLNKFHFHLSDDEGWRLEIPGLPELTEIGSQRCHDLSETQCLLPQLGSGPDSHNMGSGYFSRQDYIDILHYAKARQIEVIPEIDIPAHARAAVMSMEARYKRLMAQGKEQEANEYRLLDPTDTSNTTSVQFYDRHSYLNPCMDSSKRFVDKVISEVVAMHKAAGLPLNTWHFGGDEAKNIRLGAGYQDRDGPIVPDKGIINQKIEDKPWAKSQACQKMIAQGVIKDVDELASYFAIEVSKIVNAHGISTMQAWQDGLKYAKSAKDFATQYVAVNFWDTLYWGGYDSANDWANKGYRVVVSSPDYVYLDMPYEVHPKERGYYWATRFNDEAKIFSFAPNNMPQNAETSVDRDGYHFNTHSNKRWPGAYGISGQSWSETVRTDEQMEYMIYPRLLPLAERAWHQAEWEQNYQQGREYKGGITHYVEIALLQQDWERFANLIGQRELAKLDSAKITYRLPVPGGRIVSGTLEANIALPGVVIQYSLDNGKTWQDYNDRQRPHVSGNVKIRSANTDRSRFSRIDEVKL; encoded by the coding sequence ATGAAACCCATTAAATTACGTACTTTGGCAGCATTCATCACGGCAGTTGGATTTATAGGCAACGCTCATACAGAAATAACACCGGCAATGTCATCACAGCAGATCGTAGATTTGCTGAGCCAGTTAAAAGTCAATTTCAACGTCATTGATAATCAGGCGGGTTCACATGGTACAGATTGTGCCATTCTTGGCGCTGATTCGGCGGCCTGTAATCGAGTCAATATCATCTTGAGCAATGGTGAGCAGGCAATCAACTCTTCTGATTGGGCGCTCTATTTTCACAGTATTCGCCAAATACTGAAACTGGATAATGATCAATATAAAATCACTCATGTTACGGGTGACTTACATAAACTGGAACCGACGAAAAAATTTACGGGCATCAAAGCCAATGAAAAGGTCGTGTTACCGATTATTGGTGAATATTGGCAAATTTACAGTACGGATTTTATGCCGCGTTGGTATGCGACTTCCGGTGATGCAAGGCCCAAGGTCTTGGTAAGTACCGATACGGAGAACATCAGCCAATTTTTATCCGATCTGGAAGGTGAACAGTGGAAACGAACCACCGCGGATAACAATATCCTGATGACACCTGAAAACCGCTTTGCAAAAAACCAACAGGTGGCAATAATCAGTGAAGATAAGCTGCGAGGACAGATTATTCCGACACCGAAAGTCCTTTCCGTTCATTCCCAGGATGTGGATTTATCTCGTGGCGTGAAATTAGAGTTGGGCGGATTGAGTGGCGAATCTATTAACGTGATCAAGGAGCATTTCAAAGCCCGTGATATTCCTTTAACGGATAACGGTTATCGAATAGCGACCCAGATCAACGCAAACCAATTTACCAAGTCCTGGAGAGTAAACGGTGCGTATTCATTGGAGATTACTACCAAAGGAACACAAATCGTCGCGTTTGATCAATCTGGCGTATTCTATGGTTTGCAGTCACTGTTTTCCTTACTTCCTGCCAATGGTATGCCAAAGATTGCGACATTGACGGCAAAAGATGCACCACGGTTTGAATATCGTGGGGTGTTCCTCGATGTTGGACGAAATTTTCATAGTAAAGAAGCTGTCCTGCGCCTGCTTGATCAAATGTCCCGCTATAAACTGAACAAATTCCATTTCCATCTAAGTGACGATGAAGGCTGGCGTTTGGAGATCCCTGGTTTACCGGAATTGACAGAAATCGGTAGTCAACGCTGTCATGATCTGAGTGAGACTCAATGCTTATTGCCGCAGTTGGGATCAGGCCCAGATAGCCACAACATGGGAAGTGGTTATTTTAGCCGTCAGGATTACATTGATATTTTGCATTATGCCAAAGCCCGCCAGATAGAAGTGATCCCAGAAATTGATATCCCCGCCCATGCTCGTGCCGCAGTGATGTCGATGGAAGCGCGCTATAAGCGGCTTATGGCACAGGGCAAAGAGCAGGAAGCCAATGAATATCGTCTGCTTGATCCGACAGATACCTCGAATACAACCTCAGTGCAGTTCTATGATCGTCACAGTTATCTTAACCCGTGTATGGACTCTTCAAAACGGTTTGTCGATAAAGTAATTAGCGAAGTTGTTGCCATGCATAAAGCGGCCGGTCTGCCGTTGAATACATGGCATTTTGGTGGGGATGAGGCAAAAAATATTCGTTTGGGTGCTGGATATCAGGATAGAGATGGACCGATTGTGCCAGATAAGGGGATTATCAACCAGAAAATTGAAGACAAGCCGTGGGCAAAATCTCAGGCTTGTCAGAAGATGATAGCGCAAGGCGTCATTAAAGATGTTGATGAACTTGCCAGTTATTTTGCCATTGAAGTCAGCAAAATCGTCAATGCCCACGGTATCAGCACCATGCAGGCATGGCAGGATGGCCTAAAATATGCCAAATCGGCAAAAGATTTCGCGACTCAATATGTAGCAGTGAACTTCTGGGATACCCTATATTGGGGAGGCTACGATTCTGCCAATGACTGGGCGAATAAGGGTTATCGGGTTGTTGTTTCCAGTCCTGATTATGTTTATCTGGATATGCCATATGAAGTTCATCCGAAAGAGCGGGGCTACTATTGGGCAACTCGCTTTAATGATGAGGCGAAAATTTTCAGCTTTGCCCCGAACAATATGCCACAAAATGCTGAGACTTCGGTGGATCGTGATGGCTATCACTTTAATACCCATAGTAATAAACGCTGGCCGGGAGCTTATGGCATATCGGGGCAATCATGGAGTGAAACCGTGCGTACCGATGAACAAATGGAATATATGATCTATCCACGCTTATTGCCGCTGGCGGAACGGGCATGGCACCAAGCTGAATGGGAGCAGAATTATCAGCAGGGCAGGGAATATAAAGGTGGAATAACGCATTATGTTGAGATTGCTCTCTTGCAACAAGATTGGGAACGCTTTGCCAATCTGATAGGACAGCGTGAGCTGGCTAAGCTGGATAGCGCCAAAATCACATATCGTTTGCCAGTGCCAGGCGGCAGAATTGTTTCTGGAACACTAGAAGCGAATATCGCATTACCAGGGGTGGTTATCCAATACTCATTGGATAATGGAAAAACATGGCAGGATTATAATGACAGACAGCGGCCTCATGTCAGCGGCAATGTGAAAATTCGTTCTGCCAATACTGATAGAAGCCGTTTTAGCCGTATAGATGAAGTTAAACTCTAA
- the fur gene encoding ferric iron uptake transcriptional regulator, producing the protein MTDNNKALKNAGLKVTLPRLKILEVLQDPECHHVSAEDLYKKLIDIGEEIGLATVYRVLNQFDDAGIVTRHNFEGGKSVFELTQQHHHDHLICLDCGKVIEFNDEFIEERQKNIAERYGIKLSNHSLYLYGHCADGDCRENSTLHDEKA; encoded by the coding sequence ATGACCGACAACAATAAAGCATTGAAAAATGCTGGACTTAAAGTAACTCTTCCACGACTGAAAATTCTGGAAGTGCTACAGGACCCAGAATGCCATCATGTCAGTGCGGAGGATCTCTACAAAAAACTGATTGATATCGGTGAAGAGATTGGCCTCGCCACTGTCTATCGCGTGTTGAACCAGTTCGATGATGCTGGCATTGTCACACGCCACAATTTTGAAGGCGGTAAATCGGTTTTTGAACTCACTCAGCAACATCACCATGACCATCTGATTTGTCTCGACTGCGGTAAAGTCATTGAATTTAACGATGAATTCATTGAGGAGCGTCAGAAAAATATCGCTGAGCGTTATGGAATTAAGCTCTCAAACCACAGTCTTTATTTATATGGTCACTGTGCTGATGGTGATTGCCGCGAAAATAGCACGCTTCATGATGAAAAAGCATGA
- the fldA gene encoding flavodoxin FldA, with translation MAIIGIFFGSDTGNTENIAKMIQEKLGGADVAEVHDIAKSSKEDIEAFDILLLGIPTWYYGEAQCDWDDFFPTLEEINFDGKLVALFGCGDQEDYAEYFCDAMGTIRDIIEPRGAIIVGHWPTEGYHFEASKGMADDNHFIGLAIDEDRQPELTDERVENWVQQIKAEMSLSEILGA, from the coding sequence ATGGCAATAATAGGTATATTCTTCGGCAGTGATACAGGCAACACAGAGAACATCGCCAAAATGATCCAAGAAAAATTGGGCGGTGCTGATGTTGCTGAAGTCCACGATATTGCCAAAAGCAGCAAAGAAGACATTGAAGCCTTCGATATTCTGCTGCTTGGCATCCCAACCTGGTATTACGGTGAAGCTCAATGTGACTGGGATGATTTCTTCCCAACACTGGAAGAGATCAACTTCGACGGAAAACTGGTTGCTTTGTTCGGCTGTGGTGATCAGGAAGATTATGCAGAATACTTCTGTGACGCTATGGGCACCATTCGCGATATTATTGAACCTCGTGGTGCCATTATTGTAGGTCACTGGCCAACCGAAGGATATCATTTTGAAGCGTCTAAAGGTATGGCCGACGATAACCATTTTATTGGCCTGGCCATTGATGAAGATCGTCAACCTGAATTGACAGATGAGCGCGTTGAAAACTGGGTGCAGCAGATCAAGGCTGAAATGAGCCTGTCAGAGATCCTAGGCGCTTAA
- the ybfE gene encoding LexA regulated protein, whose translation MAKEQTDRTTLDLFADERRPGRPKTNPLSRDEQLRINKRNQLRRDKVRGLRRVELKLNEDAVAALNHLAKQRNISRSELIEQMLLAQLTEKNHLAD comes from the coding sequence ATGGCAAAAGAACAAACTGATCGCACCACACTGGATTTGTTCGCAGATGAACGCAGGCCTGGGCGACCTAAAACAAATCCACTGTCCAGGGATGAACAGCTTAGGATCAATAAACGCAACCAGTTGCGACGAGATAAAGTCAGAGGATTGCGTCGAGTGGAACTCAAACTTAATGAAGATGCCGTCGCAGCACTAAATCATCTGGCAAAACAGCGCAACATTAGCCGCAGTGAATTGATTGAACAAATGCTATTAGCCCAACTGACAGAAAAAAATCACCTTGCCGATTAA
- a CDS encoding CopG family ribbon-helix-helix protein: protein MSETTFTFRVDDTLKSDFSVAAKALDRTGAQILREFMRDFVRKQQEVADYDAWFREQIQIGIEDANVGNLMSAEEVEADANVWRAEVREKLAKK, encoded by the coding sequence ATGAGTGAAACGACATTTACATTTAGGGTCGATGATACACTGAAAAGTGATTTTTCAGTGGCAGCAAAAGCACTTGATCGTACTGGTGCACAGATTTTGCGCGAATTTATGCGTGACTTTGTTCGCAAACAGCAAGAAGTGGCGGATTACGATGCTTGGTTTCGCGAACAGATTCAAATAGGTATTGAGGATGCCAATGTCGGAAATTTAATGTCAGCGGAAGAAGTTGAAGCTGACGCAAATGTATGGCGTGCTGAAGTCCGAGAGAAACTGGCTAAGAAATGA
- a CDS encoding type II toxin-antitoxin system RelE/ParE family toxin — MKIVWTLSANADRKKIREYIALDNPIAALTIDELISQKAKLLVEHPNTGRRGRIVGTRELVIHRHYVLVYDIKNESVRILRVLHAARQY; from the coding sequence ATGAAGATCGTATGGACGCTATCAGCCAATGCTGACAGAAAAAAAATTCGTGAATATATTGCATTAGATAATCCGATAGCGGCTTTGACTATCGATGAACTTATTTCACAAAAAGCAAAGTTGTTAGTTGAACACCCCAATACAGGACGTCGCGGACGTATTGTTGGTACACGTGAGCTGGTTATTCATCGTCATTATGTTTTAGTTTATGACATAAAGAATGAATCGGTTAGGATCCTCCGTGTTCTCCATGCCGCGAGGCAGTATTGA